A genome region from Nocardia sp. NBC_00565 includes the following:
- the argS gene encoding arginine--tRNA ligase, whose amino-acid sequence MGDSGVLPLLDRVAGAVSVAIGRTRPQVAGADPVVRRSERADFQSNVALAVAKRVGVRPVEFATELVEALGSDAGLFATVSGPGFLNLTVSDHAVWEQVSARLSDDRLGVPASEGGRRTVVDYSAPNIAKEMHVGHLRTTIIGDSIARVLSFLGAPVIRQNHLGDWGTQFGMLIQYLDEHPELRWRHDELSGDASAVSALDGLYKAARAVFDGDPAFADRARTRVVALQSGDPATSARWREIVAESERAFGDIYDRLGVLLTADDYVGESFYNLMLADTITELVDKGIAVQSEGALVVFSREVTGPDDRPVALMVRKRDGGYGYDTTDLATIRYRVHTLRAQRLLYVTDSRQALHFRLIFETARRAGWLTDDIDAEHIAYGAVLGPDGRPFKTRAGGTVRLLDLLDDAVAEARAVVAERNPELPGAELNAIAEPTGIGAVKYADLSTSRVKDYTFDLDRMVALNGNTSVYLQYAHARIRSILRKAGDHTARIDPAVTPEPAERALALELDAYATIVAEVAATLEPHRLCGYLYDLARDFTGFYESCPVLTAAEPVRGNRLALCELTARTLAHGLGLLGIAAPERM is encoded by the coding sequence GTGGGTGATTCCGGGGTGTTGCCATTGCTGGATCGGGTAGCCGGGGCCGTGAGTGTGGCGATCGGTCGAACGCGTCCGCAGGTCGCGGGCGCGGATCCGGTGGTGCGACGCTCGGAGCGCGCGGACTTCCAGTCGAATGTCGCGCTCGCGGTGGCCAAGCGAGTGGGCGTGCGGCCCGTGGAATTCGCGACGGAGTTGGTCGAGGCGTTGGGTTCGGATGCCGGGCTGTTCGCGACGGTGTCGGGGCCTGGATTCCTCAACCTCACGGTGTCCGATCACGCTGTGTGGGAACAGGTTTCGGCGCGGCTGAGCGATGACCGGCTCGGTGTACCGGCATCCGAGGGCGGGCGGCGGACAGTGGTCGACTACTCCGCGCCCAACATCGCCAAGGAGATGCATGTCGGGCATCTGCGGACCACCATCATCGGCGACAGCATCGCACGCGTGCTGAGCTTTCTGGGCGCTCCGGTGATTCGGCAGAATCACTTGGGGGACTGGGGGACTCAGTTCGGGATGCTGATCCAGTATCTGGACGAGCATCCCGAGCTGCGGTGGCGTCACGATGAGCTGAGCGGCGACGCTTCGGCGGTGTCGGCGCTGGACGGGTTGTACAAGGCGGCGCGCGCGGTATTCGACGGTGACCCCGCATTCGCGGATCGCGCCCGTACTCGCGTGGTCGCGCTGCAGTCCGGCGATCCGGCCACCTCGGCTCGGTGGCGGGAGATCGTCGCCGAATCGGAGCGGGCATTCGGCGATATCTACGATCGGCTGGGGGTGCTGCTCACCGCCGACGACTACGTCGGCGAGTCGTTCTACAACCTCATGCTGGCCGACACCATCACCGAACTGGTCGATAAGGGCATCGCCGTGCAGAGCGAGGGTGCCCTGGTCGTATTCTCCCGGGAAGTCACCGGCCCCGACGACCGACCCGTCGCGCTGATGGTGCGCAAGCGCGACGGCGGATATGGCTACGACACAACGGATTTGGCGACGATCCGCTACCGGGTGCACACCTTGCGTGCCCAGCGGCTGCTGTACGTCACCGATTCCCGTCAGGCCCTGCACTTTAGGCTCATCTTCGAAACCGCCCGGCGGGCCGGATGGTTGACCGACGATATCGACGCTGAACATATCGCTTACGGAGCGGTGCTCGGGCCGGATGGGCGTCCCTTCAAAACCCGCGCGGGCGGCACCGTACGGCTGCTAGATCTACTGGACGATGCCGTCGCCGAGGCCAGAGCCGTTGTCGCGGAACGGAACCCGGAATTGCCCGGCGCCGAACTGAACGCCATCGCCGAACCGACCGGCATCGGCGCGGTGAAGTACGCCGACCTGTCCACCTCCCGGGTCAAGGACTACACCTTCGACCTGGACCGCATGGTCGCGTTGAACGGCAATACCAGCGTCTACCTCCAATACGCGCACGCGAGAATCCGTTCCATCCTGCGCAAAGCGGGAGACCACACCGCGCGCATCGATCCGGCCGTCACCCCCGAGCCCGCCGAACGGGCCCTGGCGCTCGAACTCGACGCCTACGCCACGATCGTCGCCGAGGTTGCCGCAACGCTGGAACCCCATCGCCTGTGCGGCTACCTCTACGACCTCGCCCGCGACTTCACCGGCTTCTACGAGAGCTGCCCGGTGCTCACCGCGGCCGAGCCGGTTCGTGGAAACCGCTTGGCGCTGTGCGAATTGACTGCGCGGACGCTCGCACACGG